The Methanococcoides sp. LMO-2 region AAGACCGCCCTGAAGGTAGGGGATGTCACGTATTCCATACATAACAGCGGAAGTCTGGCCTTTATTAAAAAATTTATAGAACCCGCAATTATTACTGAATGGTATAATACAGGGTTCCCGATAAAACGAACCTTTAAATTCCATAAAAAAGATGTAGAAAGAATTGAGGTAGAAATATACAGGATTATAAAGGAGAATGACCAGGGTGAATGAGAAAATAACCTGGCATATCTAATCTACACGAGGGATTCCTATTAGAATAAGAAACCGAAAGAAAACGACCAGAAGGAACATTAAATCTTCAAAGGAAGAAGAAACAAAGGTCGAAGAAGAAACAGTAAAAGTTGCCAGTGAAAAGGAAGAAGTGGCAGAAAAGAAGACCGGGGGCAGGGAAAACAACAGGGCTCCTAAGAGAGAGAACGCCCCAAGGAAAGATAACAGAGACTCCAGAGATTCCAGAAAGGACGGCAGAGGCCAAAGAAGAGATAAAAGGGACTCCAGGAAAGACAACAGGGGCAGGCCTAGACAAAAGCAGGAACCAGAACCGGAGCCTGAGGTCGAGGAACTCGAGCACATATCCCCTGAAGAGAAGACCTTTGTACTGCCGGGAGACCTTATCGGAACCACAGAGGAGTTCGAAGCAGGCGACAACACATTTACGGTCAGGGGAGACATCCACTCACTGGCTACCGGACATGTGATGGTCAACAAGAAGCGCAGGAAGGTTTCTGTAAAGCCGGTCACCAGCACACCTCCAACCATTGATAGGGGAGATGTCATTGTCGGAACGATAATGAACGTGCGCGACTCCATGGCACTTGTCCAGATCGGCGGCATTAAAGGAAACGACGGACGTGAGTTCATCAATCCGGGCATCGCTGCTATCCACGTATCCAATGTCAAGGAATCATACGTGAAGGAAATGTCACAGGAGTTCTCTGTTTCAGATGTCGTTAAGGCAAAGGTGATCAGCACCGATAACATGAGGATGACCACAGCTGGAGATGAACTTGGAGTAATGTCTGCAAGCTGTTCCAACTGTGGAGCAACACTTAAGCTCGATGATAAGAGACTAAAGTGCCCTGAATGCGGACATGTTGAATCACGCAAGCTGTCTTCAGGCTATGGCACAGGAATTATTTGAGGATCACATAATCATCACAGGAGATCATTAAATGGAACTTAAGATCTTAGAGAAATCAGACGATGAAATGAAACTTGAGATCGCAGGGGAGAGTCACACTCTCCTGAACATGCTCAAGAGCATTCTTCTGGAAGACGAGCGTGTCCACACAGCATCATATGACATGAAACACGTTACAATCAGTGAGCCTGTCCTGTTCATCAAGACAGAGAACGCTGATCCTATAGATGTTATCAAGGATGCTGTTGCAGTACTGATCGCAGAGTGCGACGAGTTCATCTCAGTCTTTAACAAGGCTGTAGAATGAACCTTTTTTATTTTTTGGTAACTTACAGCGTTAGTTGAGACTTTATAAAAAATACTGCTGTACTAACAGCATGAAGCTGATGTGAATATATGACACTTGATGATGCATCATTACAGAAATTTGGATTTATCGAACGCCCTGCGAAGGGTCTGATCAATATCGACCCCCTGCAGACCGGAGGAATACTGACAGAGGATGCCAGACGTGCCCTTGTGGAATGGGGAGACGGCTACTCCATCTGCGACAACTGTGGCGGCGTCCTTGACCTGATCAAGAAGCCCCCGGTACAGGAATTCGTGCACAACGCCCTCCCGGAGTTCCTGGGAGTGGACGAGGCACGTGTCACCCACGGCGCTCGTGAGTCAAAGTTCGCTGTGATGCATGCCGTGGGCTAGGAAGGAGATACCATCGTAATGGACGGCCTTGCACACTACTCCTCAGTGGTGGCTGCACAGCGTGTGGGCATGGAGATCAAAAAGGTCCCATCCACCGAGCGCCCGGACTACTACATCGATCCTGAAGGCTACGGCACTGCAATCGAGGAAACCATCAGTGAAACCGGCAAGGCTCCTGCACTGGCACTCCTGACATACCCGGACGGCAATTACGGAAACCTCGCAGATGCCAAGAAGATCGCATCCATCTGCCACGAGTATGACGTCCCTATCCTGCTCAACTGTGCATATTCCGTGGGAAGAATGCCTGTAAATGCCAAGGAACTGGGCGTGGATTTCATCGCAGGAAGCGGACACAAGTCAATGGCAAGCTGCGGACCTATCGGAGTCCTGGGTGTCAACGGCGACTATGCCGAGACAGTGTTCAGGAAATCCCCAACTAACAAGAACAAGGAAATAGAGCTTCTGGGCTGCACAGCCCGCAGTGCCACCCTGATGACCATGATCGGATCATTCCCTGAGGTCGTCAAACGTACCCGCAACTGGGACAACGAGGTAGCAGACGCCCGCTGGTTCTCCGGAAAGCTCGAAGACCTCGGCCTCATCCAGATGGGAGACAGACCCCACAACCACGACCTCATGTTCTTCGAGGCCCCCAACCTCTACGAGATCTCCACAAAGGTCAAAAAAGGAAGATACTTCCTCTACAAAGAGCTCAAGGCCCGCAAGATCCACGGTATCAAGGCCGGCCTCACAAAATTCTTCAAGCTCAGCACCTTCGGAGTCGGCAGGGAGAATCTCTCCTTCATCGCAGACTCCTTCGATGAGATCATCCAGAAATACGAGTGAGGTTAGCCTCACTTTCTCTTTCCTTTCTATTTTCAACTAGGTGTTAGTTGCAACACTGCCTAAAGCACTAACAGAAGACCAAAACAGCTAAATTCTAAAAAGAATAAAAGAAGATAGGGTTACAGAGTGCGGCTGTGGTTTAGGGGCTATGATCTGAGCTTCCCAAGCTTGGGACCCGTGTTCGAATCACGGCAGTCGCATCCCCTTCTGATAGCGTTTTTTGCAGGGAATTGAGTTGTTCTTCTAATGCTTTAACTCTTGTTTCAAGGGATAAATTATCACTTTT contains the following coding sequences:
- a CDS encoding exosome complex RNA-binding protein Csl4 is translated as MAEKKTGGRENNRAPKRENAPRKDNRDSRDSRKDGRGQRRDKRDSRKDNRGRPRQKQEPEPEPEVEELEHISPEEKTFVLPGDLIGTTEEFEAGDNTFTVRGDIHSLATGHVMVNKKRRKVSVKPVTSTPPTIDRGDVIVGTIMNVRDSMALVQIGGIKGNDGREFINPGIAAIHVSNVKESYVKEMSQEFSVSDVVKAKVISTDNMRMTTAGDELGVMSASCSNCGATLKLDDKRLKCPECGHVESRKLSSGYGTGII
- a CDS encoding DNA-directed RNA polymerase subunit L codes for the protein MELKILEKSDDEMKLEIAGESHTLLNMLKSILLEDERVHTASYDMKHVTISEPVLFIKTENADPIDVIKDAVAVLIAECDEFISVFNKAVE